CAGTCTGGCTCCGCTGCCTCTGTCAATCTCCAGAGAAGAACGCAGCTCAGCGTCCTCTCGTCACTTCCGGAGTCTGAGCAGCTCGGGGCCGGAGCTGCTGCATGGACATTATCTGCTGATTCATGTTTATCTCCTGCAGACATTCTTCCTCTGCACGCCACACGACATCTTCTCCCTGTCagtcagaggagacacatgtaACGATAGTATATGAGCAGTGGTGGAAAGTAACAGAGTACAATTTCAGGGTACTTATACTGCTACTGAGTGCTGGTAGATTTTTGTTGATACAGATaattaatacaaacaaataaattataatgtaTTATTACAGTTTAGGCAGTGATCCCCATTTACACATGAAGGCATCAATTATAATATAATGACATCATTCTGGAACAAATCTGCATAATGAGTATTTTGCTATTACTGCTATTACTATTAGTGCTTTTAATTGAATAAAGTACCTGAGTGGGAGTAGACGTTTTGCATTCAAACTTTTAGTAACTTTTAAAACTATAGTAAATAAAGTTTACAAATAAATGTAGGTGAGTAAAAATAACAGCACTGTGTTCAAGCACTTAAATACTGTTCTGCACATCTGTGTACATTCATATTTGACAGTGGTCTTTATCAGTGAGTGCCAGccggcagaaacacacacacacacacacacacacacacagacagacagacagacacacacacactgctctcagAGCGTCAGTCAGAAACAGTGTCTCTCTCCTGAAGACGCACAGCACTGAAGGTAAATCATTCTCTATATTGAGACTTTTCTGTTCTGTAACTTTCATTAACATTAATTATGTTATTTACATTCAAActaaatatatctaaatataaattGGTTTGCAGCTTCAAGCTATATACTAGTGAAGGAAAGTAGAGAGTTTTCATGGTGTCAGTTTACTGAACCAACAAAATATCTTGTATAATGAACAAGTTAAGGCAGTTGTCTATGCTATGTGAATGCATACTACTACTTCTATGTAAATTTAGTAAACATCACATGTAGTAtcacatatttatttgtataaaatCTGTGTGGAAGTAGCCTTAAAAATATATTGCTTTAAAACATATTACAAATAATGTGTACTCATATAAAAAGCGGGTAATGGAGTTTTCTTTAATATATAGActagaatattaaaaaaactgtacacaTTCTAACACACAACATTTACAGTGTAAATTAAAACTTAACTACCTCAACACCACAAAGTTCAGACACACAACTTACTACAGAGCTGAATCAGTAAGTTGTGTGCCTACATATCCCAACAAATAAAGATATGTATGCGTTCCTGTCTCTATTCTTGTACAGCTCTTGTAAACCATTTGATTACATTTATAATGTAATGTTTTATAATGATAATGAACTATTAGTTATCAACATGAAATTTATCAGTGTTTAAAGAAAGCAGATacttttacaatatttatttttacttgcaTGGCAGTCGGCAGTTTGGAATAAAGGGGTTTATCTATGTTTATGGCCGtgttttaaaaactttaaatgtttaaggtttatttTTTCCTGTAACAGTTGAGTGACCTTTTGTTGGAGGCTCATATTGAATCAGacaggaaattgtgtgggtgTCTGTATTATTTCGTTTTCCTACAAATTAATATGGTGCGTGGCAAaatccctcccctctcctctcctctcctctcctctcctctcctctcctctcctctcctctccagcatGACGGGGCTCTTGCTCCTGTGTCTGCTCCTCCTGTgtcaaggtcagaggtcatcagcGTGCCCTCACCTCTGCTCCTGTCACGGTGGTCTGGTGaactgcagcagcaggtctctcacctcctcctcgctGCCCACCAGTTTCCCTGCTGGGACCACTGAGCTCCGTCTCGACACCAACCTGCTGACCACGCTCCCTAACGGCCTCCTGGACAACTTGAACTCCCTCCGCTCTGTCTCCCTTCATGGTAACCACTGGGTGTGTGACTGTGGCGTCCTCTACCTGCGAGCCTGGCTCCTGCGTCGGCCCGCCGGCCTCACATCCCACCTGGGCGTCAACTGCAGCTCCCCTCCCAGCTTGAGAGGGCGACTGGTGGTGTATCTAAccgaggaggaggtgctggagtcCTGCCACTACTGGTACTGCGACCTGGCCTGGGCCTCCcaggtgtgtctgtttgtgtttgtggtggtGCAGGTGGTTCTGCTCGTGGCCCTCATCGTGTTCCTGAGGAGATTCGAGAGGTTGTCCAAAGAGGCGAGGAGAACCAAAGAGGAGAGCTTCACAGCCGGGGAGGATCCGAGGGAGAACGAGTACTCACTTATGAAGGACAGCAGCATCTGAGAATGATGACATGCACAACTTCCcctctttttttcagtttttcctccAAGCGTTATCATGTGGGGAAAACGCTTCCTGTCTTCATGAGAAAAATGTGTCTTATCATCTACATAATGATATCAAGAATAATATTTGgagaataaaatgttaaatatgttgTGAGTGGTACGTTTAacccttcaaaataaacgtTTTCTCTAGTGAACCAACTATCTCATGACATTTCTAACTCCTCatacatatttaacatttgagAACTTCATCGTATTAAAGGGACTGTAGTCACGTCAATTTGAATGCAGTTATACAGTCATgcccctcctctctgtgtcatgCATTTTACATGTTTACAGTATAAAGCAACATAGTAAATTTAGACATGTAAAGTATATACATTTGAACTCATTTCACTCACTTCCATTAATATATTTGATGTGAAATACGTGATACCACATGTTCATgccacacaatgacacacaaagaaacaacacagaaacTTTCCACCTGAACCAAAACCCACTTGTTCGAATGATCAGATTTCAGTTTCCTTTCTTCACAGGATGTCTCGgttaaatttactttttttctgtGCTCCTACTCAAAACTTTCAGTCGCTTTAATTATGGATGTGAgaggaatacaaataataattaagCTTGATCAAGAAATGGTtatgtcaattttatttttttctgaaggcCCTATATTTCATTTGCAATTTTCTATCAACCTTTTGTGTCATTCCTTCATCATAAATATATCAACTTATATTGACTGTATCATGTTTAGACTTGTCCCACttataattttatatatatgcaTTCGAAACTGTTTTCTAATCGATTTTATTGCATTATGGACTAAATCAATAAAGAtatttgacagaaaataaaattgaTTATTTCCTTTCATCTAATTCAAATATATTTGCTGGTCGGCTGATTTTTCATTCTACATGTGCTACATTGTAATTTCCAACGCATAAATACAAACTAATTATAAATTCtataataattatgattatgatgattaAAAACCACCAAACCAATCTTTCATGGAAGAGGATTCTTTTGTAATCGTTTGTGTTCGTGCCGGAACCTTTCTTCCAAGACGACGTTTCATCGGCGGACACTTTTAACTGACGGACACCCGTATGTTTACACGTGATATTCGTGCAGAGTAGGATTTCCACACATGGGGAGTTTAAATTTGTGAACTTGTTGTTTGACCTGCTGAAAAACTaaggtttgtgttttatatgaatCTCAAATATTCACTGTAGCGTGTGAAATAcgttaaaacacatttacagctgCAGTTAGCGCGTTAGCTCGTTGCTTTGTTTGACAAGGTGTCAGTTCAACATCACTAGTTATCTATTACATATTAAGTACGTGTGGTTTTCATGTGTTATTTTCCAGACGTCGGTGTACAATGGGGAGACTGAGGAAGAGGCACAACTGGAAGGGGAGACTACAGAATGACAGTcaaccagcagcagagaaagacaAGGCTGATGAGGTTGTGGTTGAACTACAGGGTAAGACTTCCTCCATAGACCCTTCCAGATGAAACCCCAGAACGTTGACGTGTAATATCATGATTATATTAACAGGGAGATTTTGACTACACTGTGTCATATGTGTATGTTTATTCTTCAGATGGAGGCAGACTCAAAGGTGTAGACAAGAGCAACGCTTTGGTCCTCCCATCCAACAAAgccaagaagaagaaatccTCAGTGACGCAAGTTTCCAAAAGAAAGCCCCTCACCAAGAGGCAGAAGAAAGAGCTGGTGAAAGTGCTGGAGCGCAAAGAGAAGAAAGCTCACGTGagagacacatttaaaacagcTGGTTCTGACAAACCTGAGCGGCTTTAAGAAGAGACTTGTTTCTTTAACAAGGTTGTACAAGCAGTTTCTTTGTGTTAGTAGTTGTCCTTAAATTTCACACATCATAAATGTCGAAAATACAGGcccaaaaatgttgtggttgagatgaaaat
The genomic region above belongs to Pleuronectes platessa chromosome 4, fPlePla1.1, whole genome shotgun sequence and contains:
- the gp1bb gene encoding platelet glycoprotein Ib beta chain, which encodes MTGLLLLCLLLLCQGQRSSACPHLCSCHGGLVNCSSRSLTSSSLPTSFPAGTTELRLDTNLLTTLPNGLLDNLNSLRSVSLHGNHWVCDCGVLYLRAWLLRRPAGLTSHLGVNCSSPPSLRGRLVVYLTEEEVLESCHYWYCDLAWASQVCLFVFVVVQVVLLVALIVFLRRFERLSKEARRTKEESFTAGEDPRENEYSLMKDSSI